A window of Lepidochelys kempii isolate rLepKem1 chromosome 1, rLepKem1.hap2, whole genome shotgun sequence contains these coding sequences:
- the LOC140907179 gene encoding myb/SANT-like DNA-binding domain-containing protein 7: protein MQSSSAEVTMMESQNRKRAPAGTEREVRDLIAVWGEESVLSELLSSFQNAKTFVKISQGMKDRGHNRDPKQCRVKLKELRQAYQKTREANGHSGSEPQTCRFYDELHAILGGSATTTPAVLFDSFNGDGGNTEAGFGDEEDDDEEEVVDSSQQASGETGFPNSQELFLTLDLEPVPPEPTQGCFLDPAGGEGTSAACVSMITGSSPSQRLVKIRKKKKRHL from the exons atgcagagctcatcagcagaggtgaccatgatggagtcccagaatcgcaaaagagctccagcagggactgaacgggaggtacgggatctgatcgctgtatggggagaggaatcggtgctatcagaactcctttccagttttcaaaatgccaaaacctttgtcaaaatctcccagggcatgaaggacagaggccataacagggacccgaagcaatgccgcgtgaaacttaaggagctgaggcaagcctaccagaaaaccagagaggcgaacggccactccgggtcagagccccaaacatgccgcttctatgatgagctgcatgccattttagggggttcagccaccactaccccagccgtgttgttcgactccttcaatggagatggaggcaacacggaagcaggttttggggacgaagaagatgatgatgaggaggaggttgtagatagctcacagcaagcaagcggagaaaccggttttcccaacagccaggaactgtttctcaccctggacctggagccagtaccccccgaacccacccaaggctgcttcctggacccggcaggcggagaagggacctccg ctgcatgtgtttcaatgatcacaggatcttctccttcccagaggctagtgaagattagaaagaaaaaaaaaaggcacttgtga